The Rhododendron vialii isolate Sample 1 chromosome 3a, ASM3025357v1 nucleotide sequence TCTCTCAAtcaaacccatctctctctctctctctctctctctctttctctctctctcgtcgcGCCAAATACAAGTTTCTCTCTCCAAGATGTACGCACTAACCAGCAACCACCCcttactctctccctctctctctccatatatgtttttttttttttttcagttataTCTTCCCAGTAGACCCTACTTACTTTCTAGGGTTAATTGGACTAATGATGTGCtatcattcagattttcggtgACAATGGCGGATGCTCCGGGGAGCcccggcggcggcggtggcgaCAGCGGCGGCGAGCAGAGCCCTCACTCCAACGTTCGCGAGCACGACCGGTACCTCCCCATCGCCAATATCAGTCGGATCATGAAGAAGGGGCTCCCGGCCAACGGCAAGATCGCCAAGGATGCCAAGGACACCGTACAAGAATGCGTCTCAGAGTTCATCAGCTTCGTCACTAGTGAGTAAGTGATTCAGATATACTCATAGATTTATCTGTGTACTTGTATTCTAAATGCTGTTCGGATTTTAAGATTTGGACTTGTGTATGTATAATGAACGTGGTTGGGGGTATTTGAATTATTAGGGCGAGTGATAAGTGccagaaagagaagagaaagacgATTAATGGCGATGATTTGCTATGGGCAATGGCGAcattagggtttgaagattaTATTGATCCGCTCAAAGCGTACCTAGCTAGGTACAGGGAGGTAATTTTGTTTCTCTGTGTCTTTGATTTGATATTGCTGCGACTTATGTTTGGCCTAAGAAAATTAGGCAATTGATTTGGTACTAGTATTTGGTTTTTGCGATGAAAGAGGATCAGATAGAGAAGAAACCAGAAGGTTTTATTATGTGGGATAGGTTGATAGATTTCCGGACCCATTTCATAAAATAATGGCTCAAGGCTTAAGCTTTTCGTGCAACAAGTGATCCAAGATCTAAGATGTTATATGAGCTTTTGTGTCACATTTGTTGCCTGTTTGCATTTTGCTTCTCTGCTTGTATGGATACCTGCATCTATGTGTGCAAGATAGGCTTACACACGAGTCACATGACTGAGGGTGTTGGACACCTTGATACGTATTCCTGgatccattttctaacaactGAAGCTTGTAGGGCACTTGGTGTTTTAAACTCCTAAGTCCTAATAATGTTGTGACGTTAGATTGGATTGTTCTTGCAATTTCATCTCTGAAAATACCAAGTTCTCAGTTCTCTGAAGCCATTTTAATGTAATAGGCACTGTTGGCCGGAGCCTGGAGGTTTAAGTCGTCTACTTTTGAGGGGGTTTTTTCCCTGTACATTCTATGTAGACTCTAATCATTCTACGGTTTCTTTGTCATTTCCATGATCATTTTAGTTTATACTGATACCTTTCTTTTGGCTTGGTTGGTTTTGCGGACTGGTTGTGGTTTCTCAGTTGGAGGTATGCAAGCCATGTTCTTTCCTAAATTTTGGCCGTTCAATTATTATGCTCGTTACTAATACAGCCGGTAGTTGTGATTTTTGACAGGGTGACACTAAGGGATCTGCTAGGGGTGGAGATGGATCCTCTCAAAAGGACACAGCAAGTGCGCAACTTGTTCCAAATGCACAGGTAGTAATTTGATGGTAGGGTGCTTTTGATCATAGGAATGAACCTTTAACAGCAATTTGATGAGGGGTTTGCATTTTTGCAATTTTGGCAGTTTGTTCATCAAGGTTCTTTTACACAAAGCATGAACTATATGGATCCCCAAATGTGAATTCCACgtaaatatctctctctctctctctctctctctctctctctctattataTATACATTACCTCCATCCCAAAAAGTTGGACACTTTTGGGATAGTGTGCCATTTTCAATTGCCCATATTGTTCAATGTGaatgtcaaaaaatatgcaatatggatattgtttgatagattttaattaattccattaaacaaagttttcaaaattacataaaacttTATAAATCGAAAGAATATATGTGATCTAAATTGACATGCAGTCCCAAAAGTGTCCaactttttgggacggagtgagtatgtgtgtgtatatcggggcggttccggggacacctaaaaaaacacctaaaatctcaatctcatagttcccgatcgtatttttatgatccgaactgttcaatgtgtgcagaatgtgattttaagggtacccgctagaacttaggaaaaaaaaagaccggaaaatgcttgatttgagcagtttttatttgaaccgttcaataaaaaactgttcgaactgttcggatcaagcctttcccggtcattttttttgttgatttcttgcgggtacccttaaaatcacgttctgatcacattgagcggctcggatcatcaaaatttgatcgggaaccatgagatgttttttttgggtgtccccggaaccgccccgtatatatatatacgggtgtgtatatatgtatacatgtgtgtgtgtgggggggggggggggggggggggggggtgttgttGATTCTGGGGATACctaaaaaacatctaaaaaaacatcccaaatctcaatttcattgttcccgatcaaattttgataatccgagcactcaatgtgttcagaatgtgattttaagagtgcccgcaagaaatcggcaaaatctcaatctcattgttcccgatcaaattttgttgatccgagccactcaatgtgttcaaaatgtgatttcaAGAGTGCCcgcaagaaattggcaaaaaatcactcaatgtgttcagaatgtgattttaagaatgcctgcaagaaatcggcaaaatctcaatttcattgttcctgatcaaattttgatgatccgtgccactcaatgtgttcagaatgtgattttaagagtgcccgcaagaaatcggcaaaaaaaatttggggtgttttttagattttttttaggtgtccccggagCCGCCCCGTATATCGAGGTGGTTC carries:
- the LOC131318732 gene encoding nuclear transcription factor Y subunit B-1-like isoform X1, encoding MADAPGSPGGGGGDSGGEQSPHSNVREHDRYLPIANISRIMKKGLPANGKIAKDAKDTVQECVSEFISFVTSEASDKCQKEKRKTINGDDLLWAMATLGFEDYIDPLKAYLARYREVILFLCVFDLILLRLMFGLRKLGN
- the LOC131318732 gene encoding nuclear transcription factor Y subunit B-1-like isoform X2, whose amino-acid sequence is MADAPGSPGGGGGDSGGEQSPHSNVREHDRYLPIANISRIMKKGLPANGKIAKDAKDTVQECVSEFISFVTSEASDKCQKEKRKTINGDDLLWAMATLGFEDYIDPLKAYLASCDF